ACAGGGCTTTGCCGTTGCGCTAAAAATGGGCGCAACCAAGAAAGACTTCGACAACACCGTGGCAATCCATCCAACAGGCTCGGAAGAGTTTGTCACCATGCGTTAATAATTGTGGCGCACTAAAACAAAAGGCCGAAGATCTCTCTTCGGCCTTTTTTATCTTTATCTCGCGTTTGGTTTTATTTCACGATCACGAAATGTCGTGAATAAAGCTCAAAAAGTCGCTTTTACGCAGCAAAGATAGGCGTTCACGGAACTGACGCAGCTTGCTATAAATCGACTTGTCCGCAGTATGCAGCTTGGCGGCGATACACTTCACACGCATGCCGCTCATCATGTCATCTAAAATTGTGAACGTCTCTTCGGTAACGCGGCCCGGGCCATTGGATGTCTGGAACGTATGTTGAACTTCTTGCGTCACAAAACGGCCACCACGCAGGACCTCTTGCACCGCTGACTCTACCGACTCAAGGGACGCTTTCTTGTTAATAAAACTTGCGTTATCAATGAGACGAACAAAATTCAGCGTATGCTCTGCCTGATTAGATGTCCAAAATACGGTGCGATAAGCATCGTAAGAACGTAAACCGGCCAGCGTACGAACAACCTGAAAAATAGATTGATTTAAGCTATCTAAATCAACCATAACAATTTTGGCTCTATCTGAATCAATCACAGCCCCTTGACCTAGAGGTGCAATTTTCTTCAATAGGCTTCTCACTCCCGCAGCAAACATAGGATCGTCAGATAAAATAGCGATCACCGCGTTATCAATATTAATAACTTCAAGCTCAGATGATGATGTGGATAATGAATTCACTTTTTATTACCTTAAATATCATCGGCAACACCACTGCGGGGTCTCTTGCCTAGTAGTACATCCTTGTGATAACTCCAATCCGACGCAATTCAGTTGCAATATAAAATCAAGCAGTCATGAGATAAGAGCACTATAGGATGATTTTCAATATCATCCACAAACACCAAATGAGTGCTTTTCATTTCGCTACGTTTATTCAATCCAACGCAGGCAGATAGAAAGTAAAGTGCATCGTAATTATGGAGGACTAATAACCAAGACATCCTAAATGCAGAATAACAGCAAGCTGAATATGATTCGGTATATCTTGGGTACAAGTTAGGCAGAAAGAAGACTCTTAACAATAACCGGGGGCGGAAATGCCTTTTGCACAAAACGAAATGTAGTCTTTTTGTGTCGCTCATGTAGGCAAACAAAAGCCAAGCCAAGTTCACCAAGAACAAAAAAATCATTAAATTTCATTTTGTTATGTGAAGCATTTAACATATGCTCATTTTTTAATAGTTTTAGTACTAGTCACAACATAACTTCAGTTATGTTATCTAGATCACAAAAAAAGCACTAAATGTTCAGAGTAAAACATTCATAGGTATGCGATATCTTGCTTGCTAAACGCTAATAATTCTTCATTGAAGATATAAAAAGAGATAACACTTTAGTTATTCCTTTTTATCGGCTAACGAATAAATGTAATTTTGATATAAAAAAGAATATATAAAAATTAACTATCAGCTAATTCTTATTGTATTTACTCGAGTAAGGTCCCAGCCTTAATTTTATTAATCAGGTTAACTATATTCACATCTGTTGCTCGGCTCTTATGATAATGAGCATAAATGGTTCCCATCGGCTTAGCATGTGGGAATTCGAGGACCTGTACATCAACCAGCTTTTCAAACTCACGAGCAAAAGGTTGGCCACAAATCAGAATATAGTCTGTGGTAGCTGTCATCATCATCAAATTGAGTACCGAGGTGCTCGAGTAAATGGGCGCTTTGTTATGCGGATTAAGCACAATATTATCTTCAAACAAAGATGGCCACATCGTTGGGCTTAAATATTCTTCCCGTTCAAGCTCCTGTAAGCTAAACCCGGCTTTAATTCGCGGGTGATCTTTACGACACATTACCACCGGTACCAGATCGAAAAGCGGCACATTGGTTATCATCCAATCTGCATATTTCTGCGGCGTAAAACTAATATCGATTTTACGAGTACGTAGTCGCGTGATGTCTTTGGTCAAATCACCATCATGGGTTTCATTGGTCAATGCGACGTCGTCAAAAGGATACCCTTGATGCTGCAATATGCTCGTCAGGTAATATTCAAGCATTGGGGACAAACTCAGCTTTAAACGCGTCTGACGGTTATCACCATTACGCAGAGTGGTCGAAACACTCACCGCGCTCTGAATACTATTCAAAGCCAGCGCTAAATTGGGCGTAATGTTATATGCCAGAGCGGTGGGTTCTAATCCTTTTTTCGTACGAATAAAGAGCGGGTCGTTAAAACTGTCGCGCATTTTCTTGAGAGCACGACTAACCGACGCCGTTGAACTATTCAGTAGCTCTGCCGCTAAGGTGACACTACGTGTATCCATCACCGTGAGAAAAATTCGGATAACGCTAACATCAATATCGAGCATGCCTTTACCTTGAATCGTTAGCTGAGGACGAATATAGGTCAAAACCTATTCGCCTATACCCTAAATAATTTGAGTGGCAAGCAGGTAAATGCTTGTAGGCTTACCCAAGTCTGTGAATTGGTTGATTATGCACAGCCAACGCTCATCTTACAAAAAGTTGAAAAGTGCTAATTGAACGGTCTAATTATGCCATAACATACTGAATTAAACTCATTAAATTAAAAACCTGCCTCACAGATTCTTTGTTTAATTTTTAGCTTAACCACGATATTACTCTCTATTTTTTCGTCATATTATTCAATCTATGTCGTAATTTACTCAGTTCGAGTTAAATTAGCAGAATATTCTTAATACTCACGCCTAAATGATGATAACAATGCCTCAGAGAGCAATCAGAAAATATTTATTAAACTAGATTTTCTCTTCGCCTATTTTGCCTTACAGCTCGACTCTGCTAGGATCTAGATTATTCGCCCACCATGACGTGAGAAATTAAGCGCCTGAAATTGCATATGTTCCTAAATGCAGACAGGTGAAAATGCTTATGCCAAAAGAATTAGACCACAAAAGCAGTAAAGCAACCGTCACCACCCATGTGGCGAAAACGCTGGATAAAGCCAATGGCGTAATGGCCTGGTTCAAAGCCATTCCCAGCGTGGCCCATGTTATCCGTGCAGTTGATCGCTTTAATGACCGACTGGGCAGCCAGTTCGGTGCCGCGATTACCTACTTTTCATTTTTGTCTCTTATCCCCATTTTAATGGTGTCGTTTGCAGCCGTCGGCTTTGTGCTTGCCTCAAATCCCGATTTGCTCACGGAATTGATCAACAAAATAGTCAGCAGTATTAGCGATCCCAATTTAGCGACAACCCTGAAAAATACCGTGAATACCGCCATCCAGCAGCGTACCACCGTGGGGCTAACCGGTTTGGCTATTGCGCTCTATTCAGGCATTAGTTGGATGGGGAATTTACGTGAAGCGATTCGCGCGCAGTCTCGAGAGGTTTGGGAGCGCAATCCACAGGATCAGGAAAAATTCTACTTCCGCTACCTGCGCGATTTTATCTCGCTAACCGGGTTGGTGATTGCGCTAATCGTCTCGCTTTCTTTCACGTCTATCGCAGGCGCCGCGCAGGCATCTATTGTTCGCGCATTAGGTTTAGACGGCATCGAATGGCTACGGCCAGTGATGACAGCGATTGCGCTGTCCATTTCGATCATGGCTAACTATTTGTTGTTTCTTTGGATTTTCTTGGTATTGCCGCGTCATAAACCAAAGAAAAAAGCCTTACTCCGTGGAACCTTAATTGCGGCTATTGGCTTTGAAGTAATTAAATTCGTGATGACGTGGACGCTGCCTAGCCTTGCACGCTCGCCTTCCGGCGCGGCGTTTGGTTCGGTCATTGGTCTGATGGCTTTCTTCTACTTCTTTGCCCGCTTAACGCTCTTTTGCGCCGCATGGATTGCCACCGCCAACTATGACGGCGATACCACCGTAGAA
This is a stretch of genomic DNA from Hafnia alvei. It encodes these proteins:
- a CDS encoding response regulator transcription factor, whose protein sequence is MNSLSTSSSELEVINIDNAVIAILSDDPMFAAGVRSLLKKIAPLGQGAVIDSDRAKIVMVDLDSLNQSIFQVVRTLAGLRSYDAYRTVFWTSNQAEHTLNFVRLIDNASFINKKASLESVESAVQEVLRGGRFVTQEVQHTFQTSNGPGRVTEETFTILDDMMSGMRVKCIAAKLHTADKSIYSKLRQFRERLSLLRKSDFLSFIHDIS
- the yhjD gene encoding inner membrane protein YhjD yields the protein MPKELDHKSSKATVTTHVAKTLDKANGVMAWFKAIPSVAHVIRAVDRFNDRLGSQFGAAITYFSFLSLIPILMVSFAAVGFVLASNPDLLTELINKIVSSISDPNLATTLKNTVNTAIQQRTTVGLTGLAIALYSGISWMGNLREAIRAQSREVWERNPQDQEKFYFRYLRDFISLTGLVIALIVSLSFTSIAGAAQASIVRALGLDGIEWLRPVMTAIALSISIMANYLLFLWIFLVLPRHKPKKKALLRGTLIAAIGFEVIKFVMTWTLPSLARSPSGAAFGSVIGLMAFFYFFARLTLFCAAWIATANYDGDTTVERKKTQP
- a CDS encoding LysR family transcriptional regulator; translation: MLDIDVSVIRIFLTVMDTRSVTLAAELLNSSTASVSRALKKMRDSFNDPLFIRTKKGLEPTALAYNITPNLALALNSIQSAVSVSTTLRNGDNRQTRLKLSLSPMLEYYLTSILQHQGYPFDDVALTNETHDGDLTKDITRLRTRKIDISFTPQKYADWMITNVPLFDLVPVVMCRKDHPRIKAGFSLQELEREEYLSPTMWPSLFEDNIVLNPHNKAPIYSSTSVLNLMMMTATTDYILICGQPFAREFEKLVDVQVLEFPHAKPMGTIYAHYHKSRATDVNIVNLINKIKAGTLLE